The Nitrospirota bacterium genome includes the window ATGCAAACTCTCCGGAAAATGAAAGCTCAATTGTAGCTGAGTTTCAGAAAATTCACTCAAACATTACCTATATAAGAACGGGAACCAGAATTGGTGTTTATAGCGCATGGAATATTATGGTGAAACTTGCACGAGGAAAGTACATAACTCCGATGAGTACAAACGACAGGATAAGAACTGATGCATATGAAATTCTTGCTGGGTATCTTGAAGAGTTTCCAAATGTGGCTCTTGTCTATGGAAACACATATAAGACAAAAAATCCAAAAGATAGTTTTGACTCACACTCAATTCATAGTGAGTTTAGTTGGCAGGAGTATTCATACGAGGAGCTATTGCAGTGTAATATGGTAGGGCCTCATCCTATGTGGAGAGCCTCTGTACATTCTGAGACAGGACTTTTTGACGAAACCTTTGTCGCTAACGGTGATCAGGAGTTTTTCATTCGCCTTGGCAGCCGGTATGAGCTTATGAGTGTCCCAGAATATACGGGGGTTTACTGGCTTGCTCCTGATGCCTTATCAATGGAGGGTAAAACACCAGAAACGGAGAGCGAACTAGCGCACAAAAAGTACCAGCAAATGTATATAAAGCAGATGATAGCAAAATTGAAAAATACTGAGCGCCCAATTTATATTTGGGGTGCCGGAACTGCCGGTAGAATAACGTTATCTATTTTATCACGACTTAACATCTTGCCAACTGCTTTTGTTGATAGTGACAAAAATAAATGGGGCATTAAAACAGAGGATCTTACAGTTTATTCACCTAATGAAAAAGTAATATGCTTAGATGACACATCACCTCGGCCTTTTATCATTGTTGCCTCGCTTTATTTCCGTGAAATACTCATAGAGCTTAAACGTGCACGATATGTTAACAGAAATGACTTCTTTACCAATATCTATTCTATGAAATGGATATAGACACTACAGATAATTTGCAAGGAGAGCTACATTTTTAATATATCAAATATCTGGTTATTTGACAGAAAGGTTTTTTATGCAATAAACATAGGACTTAGAAATAATTTTTTTGACTCTGTAATGCCCTTTATAACATCAAAGCCTTATTTATTTTTTATCTTATATGTAATCATAATTTTAATAATAAAAATCAAAAAAGATATAAAAAACAAAATACCTGTTGACACACGAACCTTTATTGAGATACTAACAATCCCTCTCTTAACCTTTATACTTACCGATTGGCTTACAAACATTGTCAGAGTCAATGTGGATAGAATACGGCCATGTACAGCTCTTTCAGGTGTGCACCTGCTTGTAGGATGCACACAATCTTATTCTTTTCCTTCGGGACACGCATCTAATTCTTTTTCTTTTGCTATATCTTTGGTTTATTTTATGAGTGGACGTTTTAAAAAAATCTTGCTTATTTATCCAATATTTATGGCAACTCTGATTTCAGTTTCAAGAGTTTATGTTGGAGTTCATTATCCATTGGATGTTATCGGCGGGTTTTTCTCTGCCCTTGCTATAGCCTCTTTAGTTATCATGCTTTACAGGTCAGCTCAAACGTCATATAAAAAATCACCCTTTGAAACAATTTTGTATTATTCATTATTAGCCATTAGCATATTCAGAATATATTATATTTTAGACGGCCCGCTTGATTTAAGCGCTGATGAAGCTTTGTACTGGGACTGCAGCAGACATCCTGAGCTTAGTTACTACTCAAAAGGCCCGTTTGTTATGTATGTTATGTATGTCTTTACTCATTTGTTTGGTGTAAATGTTTTAGCTATCCGTCTGCCTGCTGTTATTTTTACTGCCCTTAGCAGTGTTTTTATCTTCAAACTTATACGACTCATCTACGGTCAAGATATTGAAAATGACAGCACTAAAAAAATTTATGAAAAGAATGATTTTGTTGCCTTATCATCAGCCCTAATTTTTCAGTTCATACCCTTGTTTGCTACATACGGAGTTGTTTTTACAATAGATTCACCTTTTGTATTTTTTTGGATAGTTTCAATGTACCTTCTTTACAAAGGTGCAGTGAAAGGTAAAGGTGGCTGGGTTTTACTTGGCATGTGTGTTGGACTTGGACTTTCGGCAAAATATATTATGGGCTTTTTTTATATTTGTTCTTTTTTGTTTCTCATATTTACTGGCAGAAAAGAAATGCTAAAAACACTAAAGCCATATATATCATTATTAGTAAGTCTTATATTTTTTAGCCCTGTAATAATATGGAATTATCAACATGACTGGGTAACGCTAAAACATACTGCTGGACATGCTCATCTTGCTGATGGCTTTACAATATCACCAATGAAGTTGCTTGAATTTATAGGTTCTCAGTTGGGTGTTGTTACTCCTGTTATTTTTGTACTTATGTGTATTGCATTAATCAAACTCTACAGGAGAAACAAAGACACAGAAAGCAGATTCCTTTTTTGGTTTTCAGCTCCTGTTTTCATATTTTTTCTAATAAAAAGCATACAAGGAAAAGTACAGGCAAACTGGTCTATGACAGCTTATGTTACTGCACTTATAGCGTTTTGCCGCTATTATTTATACAAGTCAGAAGGCCTGCCCTGGATGATGACATTCAAACACACACGTAGATTTGTAAAATCAGCAGTGATTGTTGCCGTTATAATAACGGCCATCAGTCATTACCCTCAAATTCTTAGACTTCCTGCTGACTTAGACCCTGCATCACGTTTACGTGGCTGGAAAGTGTTAGGTCATGCTGTGGATAAAACTCTTACAGAGCTAAAAAGAACTGGCGATGAGGTATTGATTTTTTCAGATAAGTATCAAGTGACATCTGAGCTTGCTTTTTATGTTAGTGGAAATCCTAATGTTTACTGTGCAGCGCTCGGACGCAGGATGAGTGAGTATGACATGTGGCCAGACATTAATGAAAGCACTAAAAGGTTAAGAGCACACAAACCGGACGTAAAAATAAACGCTCTTTATGTTACAGATACCGCTGATGCTGTTAACCCAATAGTCTCACAAGCGTTTGACAGATGTGAACAGACTGTTTTTAACGCAACAGAACGTGGACAAACTCTCAGAACATATTCTATATTTAAGTGTTATAATTTTAAGGGAATAAACGAAATGCGCCCTAATTCGTTTTAAACAATTATAAATATTCAGATTATGGAGGAACAGGAAAGTTGCATATAGGAATGATCGGAACCGGTTATGTTGGATTAGTGACAGGAGCGTGTTTTTCAGAGTTCGGTGTAACTGTTACGTGTGTTGATAAAGATGAGAAAAAAATTAAATCATTAAATAAAGGTGAGATTCCGTTTTATGAACCAGGGCTAAAAGATCTAGTTAACAGAAATGTTAAACAAGGTCGTCTTTTTTTCAGTACAAGTATTTCTGAAGCGGTTTTGAATTCACAAGCTGTGTTTATAGCAGTTGGAACACCACCTAATGAGGACGGTACGGCTGATTTGTCACACGTCTTTACTGTTGCCAAATCTATTGCAGAACATATAAATAACTATAAAGTTATAGTCACAAAGAGTACAGTACCGGTTGGCACAGGTAAAGCAATTATAGAATTGATAGCAAGTGTATCAGGCTCAAAACTTGATTATGATGTAGTTTCAAACCCTGAGTTTTTACGGGAAGGAGCAGCAATTGAAGATTTTATGCGCCCGGACAGGATAGTTATCGGCGCAGAGACAGACCGTGCTATATCTGTCATGAAAGAGCTTTACAGCCCTCTTTATTTAATAGAAACCCCTTTCGTTATTACTAACATAGAAACAGCCGAACTGATTAAATACGCAGCTAACGCTTTTTTAGCAACAAAGATATCATTTATAAATGAAATCGCAAATCTCTGTGATAAAGTCAATGCAAATGTCCATGATGTTTCAAGAGCAATGGGACTTGACGGAAGAATCGGAAAGAAGTTTTTACATCCGGGACCAGGTTTTGGCGGCTCATGTTTTCCTAAAGATACGAGAGCGCTAATCACTATAGCTAATGAATACAACGTTGACCTGAATGTCGTAACCGCAACCGTTAAAACAAATTATAAGCAGCGTGATATAATGCTTCAAAGAATTATTGCAACTATGGACGATGATGTCAATGATAAAACACTAGCCATTCTTGGACTTGCATTTAAACCAAATACCGATGATTTAAGAGATGCGCCAGCCATATATTTAATAGAACAATTGTTAAAAAGAGGTGCTAAAATAAGAGCATACGATCCAGCAGCAATGGAAAACGCAAAATCAATAATATCTGCCGTAACCTTTTGTACCGATGTTTATAGTACTATAGAGGGAGCCGATGCTACCGTACTCGCCACTGAATGGAACCAGTTCAGGAATCTTGACCTTACAATAATAAAGAATTTGATGACAGGACCATACTTTTTTGACTTGCGAAACGTCTATGAACCTAAAAAACTAACAGAACATGGGTTCATACATTTTTCAGTAGGCCGCAGATAACTCAGACAAACCAAAAAAATCTTATAAATCTCTCACCTATGCCTATTAATTGTTCCACGTGGAACAATTTTTAAAACTTGCAGTCAAAAGGTGTTCCACGTGGAACATTTCGTATGTAAAATTATTACACACCGCCAACCTCTCTGTAATTGACGCTATTGAACTTAAAGCTCAGGATGAACTTCTATATGGACAATACTATTTTAGCTCAACAGCAATGATTATACGCATATGATTTTTCGCGGTATTTGAGAAAATTAATAATCAGGTTTCATTTTATAGAAATAAAAGGAATGAATTTGCAACTTTACATTCTTTGTTTAATTGCTAACACAGCCTGATTTCTGAGGGTTTTTATGAATCTTAAAAGCTGGTGGCTTATTGAGATTTCATTTGCGTTAAGCTTCTCAGCATAGATAAGGCCAATTGGTGTCTTAAGAACTATTATGGGTATCAATACAAACGTCTGTGCATCTATTAAGTTTGTAAACCATGCTGGTATTTTTGATATTATTCTTGAATCAGTAATGTCTGAAATCAGTATATCCGCCCCTTGATTCAGCGCTAAATTAAAAACATCGTCAGAGTCTTTATCAATTGCGAATTTAAAGCTTTTGCCAATTTTAGTTAAATCCGGACCAAAGCCAAATCTGCCATCCATAAAAGGTTCCTTAGAGTTTCTTATACAAATTATAACTCTGTTAAACTTAAATCCTCTGAACAACACCTCAAGTATCATTCTGAGCACATCGTTTAAATTATAATCCTCAAGCAGTGTATTTGCTATCTCCTGTACACCTTTCATTAGCACTGCTTCAGGGTTGTCGTCAACTACGTCGTCAGAGTCCCCAGGTTGTATCTCAAGAAGGTGTATCCCACCGATGTCTTCATATTGTTTTTGAGGAATTATAATATCTTCAGGATATGAAATGCTGCTGCCCATATGTGCCAAATAAAAAGAAAGTCTCTTTAAAAATTTACTGTCATTTATGCCAAATTTAAAGTTTTTAGCGTAATCGAGGGTTTCTTTAAAAGACGATTCGAGAATTGTTATGATATCCTCTTCTTTTAAGTCAATACATCCTTTATAACTTGTGAGAAGTGAACTAACAGAACGTGCCCAAACCTCTGGTGTCTGATTTGCTCTATAAGTGATACTGCATATCTTGCTGGAAAATCCTGTTAAGCAACGCAGTTTATCCAGTTGAGTAAGGACACTGTGTTGTGTTTGTGTTGTGGTGTCCATGCAATATATTATGTCGGTTGAAAAATGCCAGCTTTTTGCTATATAAGCACCGATTTTTTCAAATGTAGTTCCCAATACAGAGAGCACTGCTGCATCCTCTGAGGATGGATCTTTCGCCTGTAGATCTTTTATTTTAAGGAATTCATCAGGTAAATAGAAAATTGTAAGAAGTTTGCCAAGATCGTGGAAGAAGGCACAAAGAAACGCTGCTTCAACATCCTCCACTGATGTTTGTTTAGCAACCTCTCTGGCTATTATTGCTGTCATAAAAGACATAACCATCCCCTCACGTAAATCATTTGCTATCCCTTTACTGCTTACATGCTCAAACAACATAAGTGACAGTGCAGCGTTTCTTACCTGATTAAAGCCCAATACATATACAGCCCTTGAAATTGTATTGATTTTCCCCTCAAGTTGATACTTAATGTAGAACACAGTATTAACCATTTTTAGCAGTTTATTAGATAGAGCATAATCGTTCAGGATGGTGTTGGCAAGTTCTGTGACAGAAACGTCACTCTCCGAGGATGTCTGTTTATTAACCAGTGCCACAGTGCGTCCCATAGCTGGAAAGTCACTATTAGAGAGTATCTTACTGTTTAACTTCTCTATCATCGGTATTTTTTTATCCATATTTATTGTCTAACTTGCCTGTCAGCAATTTTAACATTATTTAATTAAAAAATTCATATTGTCAAGTCTGTCAAATTTGTTGTAAGCTAACATTAATAATGGCAGTTTTGAAATGGCATTAACTCACATGGATGTAAGTGTAATAATTCCAACTATCAACGCCGCAGGTTCAATTAGAAAAGTAGCCGCCTCGTGTTTTAACCAAAAGTATGAAGACGGAACTCCGATAAGCACTGAGGTAATTGTGATAGACTCCTCATCGTCAGACAATACGGTTGAAATTGCAAGAGCTTTAGGTTGCAAAACAATTATAATCCCTGTCAGCGAATTTAACCATGGGGACACCAGGAACCGTGCAGCATCAATAGCCTCTGGCAGAGTCCTCATGTTTATGACTCAGGATGCCTTGCCCGTTAACGACACGCTTTTTGCAGCTATCTTAAAACCTCTCACTGACCCCCTTACAGCTGCCGCTTTTGCCAGACAGATTCCTAAAAAAAATGCGAATCCGGTAGAGTGCTTTAGCAGAACGTTTAACTACCCTGACATAGGAATGGTTAAAAGTAAAGATGTCATAGGGTTACTTGGTATTAAGACATTTTTCTTTTCAAATGTCTGCTCTGCCATCAAACGGGAGGCATTTACAGAGGCGGGTGGTTTTCCATCGGTCATCATGAATGAGGATATGATGATGTCATCTAAACTGATTTTTTCCGGCTATAATGTCGTCTATGAGCCAAGCGCTCTTGTGTACCATTCACACAATTTCTCGCTGATGCAACAGCTTAAGCGGCACTTTGATATTGGAGTCTCATTAAAGGAAAATAATCTGCTTAACTACGTACGCCCTGATGGTGAAGGACTGAGGTACTTTATGACCGGACTCAGACATTTCCTTAATGATGATACTCAACTCCCTACCCACAAGTTATTATGGCTTATCTACTTTATACTGCAGACAATTTTCAGATTTATAGGCTACACAGCTGGCACACACTACGAAAAAATTTCAAAGCCACTGAGAAAACACCTGAGTGGTCACCCGTCTTATTTTAAATAGAAGTTATTAACTAGTAAAAACCCTCTTGTATATATGGTCTATATGCTGAAAATATTCATTTAATTCAAACAGTTTATCAAGTATCTCATCAGAAAGAACAGCTTTTATTTCGCTATCACGACTAAGAAGTTCCTTAAAATCAATCCCCTCCTCCCAGCTTTTCATAGCGTTTCTCTGCACAATTTCATAGGATTTCTCACGTGTGAGTCCACCCTCTGTAAGAGCCAGAAGCACCTTTTGGGAATTAAACAAGCCGTAGCTTTTGTTTAGGTTTTTCTTCATAACCTCAGGATAAACGTTAAGTCCGCTCATTATACTCTTTAATCTGTTTAACATGTAGTTTACCAAAATGGTACTGTCTGGTATTATGACCCTTTCAACTGAGGAGTGGCTTATGTCTCTTTCGTGCCACAAAGCGACATTTTCCAGCGCTGCAATGGCATTAGCCCTGACAATACGCGCTAGCCCTGAGAGATTTTCACTCCCTATCGGGTTTCTTTTATGAGGCATTGCAGAGGATCCCTTCTGACCCTTACTAAAAGGCTCCTCAGCCTCCCCAACCTCAGTCCTCTGAAGATGACGTATCTCAACCGCTATCATTTCCACCGTTGCTGCCACTATCGCAAGGGTTGACATGTAATGAGCGTACCTGTCCCTTTGAACCACCTGTGTGGCAACGGGTTCTGGTGTAAGCCCAAGTTTACTTAAAACCATTTCCTCTATCTTTGGCGGTATAGAGGAAAATGTCCCGACAGCACCGGAAAGCTTTCCAACAGAGATTGTTTCCTTTGCTTGTTCCATCCTTTGCAGGTTTCTTTTCATTTCCTCATACCAAAGGGCAAACTTAAGCCCAAACACCATTGGTTCGGCGTGAATCCCGTGGCTTCTGCCGATGCACACAGTCTCCTTATGCTGGAACGCCTGTTCCTTAAGAACGGTTGACAAAGCCTTTATGTCATTTATGATTATGTTGGCTGCATCAATCATTAAAAGAGCGTTAGCAGTGTCTAAAATGTCGGACGATGTCAGTCCCTTATGAATGTATCTTGACTCAGGCCCCACAAACTCGGCTACAGAAGTTAAAAACGCAATAACATCATGCTTTACCTGAAGTTC containing:
- a CDS encoding glycosyltransferase family 39 protein; the protein is MPFITSKPYLFFILYVIIILIIKIKKDIKNKIPVDTRTFIEILTIPLLTFILTDWLTNIVRVNVDRIRPCTALSGVHLLVGCTQSYSFPSGHASNSFSFAISLVYFMSGRFKKILLIYPIFMATLISVSRVYVGVHYPLDVIGGFFSALAIASLVIMLYRSAQTSYKKSPFETILYYSLLAISIFRIYYILDGPLDLSADEALYWDCSRHPELSYYSKGPFVMYVMYVFTHLFGVNVLAIRLPAVIFTALSSVFIFKLIRLIYGQDIENDSTKKIYEKNDFVALSSALIFQFIPLFATYGVVFTIDSPFVFFWIVSMYLLYKGAVKGKGGWVLLGMCVGLGLSAKYIMGFFYICSFLFLIFTGRKEMLKTLKPYISLLVSLIFFSPVIIWNYQHDWVTLKHTAGHAHLADGFTISPMKLLEFIGSQLGVVTPVIFVLMCIALIKLYRRNKDTESRFLFWFSAPVFIFFLIKSIQGKVQANWSMTAYVTALIAFCRYYLYKSEGLPWMMTFKHTRRFVKSAVIVAVIITAISHYPQILRLPADLDPASRLRGWKVLGHAVDKTLTELKRTGDEVLIFSDKYQVTSELAFYVSGNPNVYCAALGRRMSEYDMWPDINESTKRLRAHKPDVKINALYVTDTADAVNPIVSQAFDRCEQTVFNATERGQTLRTYSIFKCYNFKGINEMRPNSF
- a CDS encoding UDP-glucose/GDP-mannose dehydrogenase family protein encodes the protein MHIGMIGTGYVGLVTGACFSEFGVTVTCVDKDEKKIKSLNKGEIPFYEPGLKDLVNRNVKQGRLFFSTSISEAVLNSQAVFIAVGTPPNEDGTADLSHVFTVAKSIAEHINNYKVIVTKSTVPVGTGKAIIELIASVSGSKLDYDVVSNPEFLREGAAIEDFMRPDRIVIGAETDRAISVMKELYSPLYLIETPFVITNIETAELIKYAANAFLATKISFINEIANLCDKVNANVHDVSRAMGLDGRIGKKFLHPGPGFGGSCFPKDTRALITIANEYNVDLNVVTATVKTNYKQRDIMLQRIIATMDDDVNDKTLAILGLAFKPNTDDLRDAPAIYLIEQLLKRGAKIRAYDPAAMENAKSIISAVTFCTDVYSTIEGADATVLATEWNQFRNLDLTIIKNLMTGPYFFDLRNVYEPKKLTEHGFIHFSVGRR
- a CDS encoding HDOD domain-containing protein; translation: MDKKIPMIEKLNSKILSNSDFPAMGRTVALVNKQTSSESDVSVTELANTILNDYALSNKLLKMVNTVFYIKYQLEGKINTISRAVYVLGFNQVRNAALSLMLFEHVSSKGIANDLREGMVMSFMTAIIAREVAKQTSVEDVEAAFLCAFFHDLGKLLTIFYLPDEFLKIKDLQAKDPSSEDAAVLSVLGTTFEKIGAYIAKSWHFSTDIIYCMDTTTQTQHSVLTQLDKLRCLTGFSSKICSITYRANQTPEVWARSVSSLLTSYKGCIDLKEEDIITILESSFKETLDYAKNFKFGINDSKFLKRLSFYLAHMGSSISYPEDIIIPQKQYEDIGGIHLLEIQPGDSDDVVDDNPEAVLMKGVQEIANTLLEDYNLNDVLRMILEVLFRGFKFNRVIICIRNSKEPFMDGRFGFGPDLTKIGKSFKFAIDKDSDDVFNLALNQGADILISDITDSRIISKIPAWFTNLIDAQTFVLIPIIVLKTPIGLIYAEKLNANEISISHQLLRFIKTLRNQAVLAIKQRM
- a CDS encoding glycosyltransferase family 2 protein, which gives rise to MALTHMDVSVIIPTINAAGSIRKVAASCFNQKYEDGTPISTEVIVIDSSSSDNTVEIARALGCKTIIIPVSEFNHGDTRNRAASIASGRVLMFMTQDALPVNDTLFAAILKPLTDPLTAAAFARQIPKKNANPVECFSRTFNYPDIGMVKSKDVIGLLGIKTFFFSNVCSAIKREAFTEAGGFPSVIMNEDMMMSSKLIFSGYNVVYEPSALVYHSHNFSLMQQLKRHFDIGVSLKENNLLNYVRPDGEGLRYFMTGLRHFLNDDTQLPTHKLLWLIYFILQTIFRFIGYTAGTHYEKISKPLRKHLSGHPSYFK
- a CDS encoding adenylosuccinate lyase — its product is MIPRYTKQEMGKLWELEAKYEKWLQVELAVCEAWAEAGEIPKEALKIIKEKAGFDSKRIDEIELQVKHDVIAFLTSVAEFVGPESRYIHKGLTSSDILDTANALLMIDAANIIINDIKALSTVLKEQAFQHKETVCIGRSHGIHAEPMVFGLKFALWYEEMKRNLQRMEQAKETISVGKLSGAVGTFSSIPPKIEEMVLSKLGLTPEPVATQVVQRDRYAHYMSTLAIVAATVEMIAVEIRHLQRTEVGEAEEPFSKGQKGSSAMPHKRNPIGSENLSGLARIVRANAIAALENVALWHERDISHSSVERVIIPDSTILVNYMLNRLKSIMSGLNVYPEVMKKNLNKSYGLFNSQKVLLALTEGGLTREKSYEIVQRNAMKSWEEGIDFKELLSRDSEIKAVLSDEILDKLFELNEYFQHIDHIYKRVFTS